The stretch of DNA GAATCTCACAATATCTTGAATTCCGATACTCCCAAAGCCCACAAATAACAGAACCTTATTaacaaagaaagagaaaaagaaaatagaatgacttgtttttttttttattaagaCTTACCGAGATATAGGactcaatttttcttttccttttattttattcacATTGAGCCGAGCTATAATGTTGATCAAGTCATGTTTTCATTTGCCATAGTTTGTATCCTTGGTATTTATCGGGATATCCGTTGCCACTAAAGGTGCACGACTTTCCCGAGAATATGGTCATTGTAGTCGtgtgaaattgataattgtttGCCTTGTCCAGAGCAGTTTCTTTTCCTCTAACCTGGTTCTTATTAGATGTAGTAGAaggtttgttgtttttcatcGAAGTAGTGAATTACGTTAAAGAGATACGAGACTACTTGTGTTGATAAGGTGAGTACATATGAGCTGGGTATATTTAAATAAGAAGTTGAATGGTAGAGAATTATGTGTTAAGTGTGGTGTGTCCTGattaccaaaaaaaaaaggtgtAACAAAATCGTTTGCTCACTAAAAGTCAATCATCAACAGAAGACAACAAATTAGTTTTTCTGTTTGTTaacaattttgttgatttttttttttctttcaaacttctaaaacttttttttacttttctgtctctctctcttttttcttcttcttcttcctttcttttctttccttttcccctctattataaatttaatcaaatcaacttGTATAcatataattcaatataaCTATTGCTTTTAAATCATGTCATTAAAACGTATTAACAAAGAATTATCTGACTTAGGAAGGTATGTGTGTTCCAGATTGTGAGGATATATCCAGTGGACGATTATTAGAAAATGGCAAAACAGACGAGCAAAAAGAGATCACTGGAAGAaacagcaaaaaaaaaagatttgtttgatttggaTCGATTTGATAGACTCTGTATGGATAAATGGTTTAAGTGAGGAATGAGAAGAAATGACACAGACTATTACGAACTGAACGGaatatatttgattgattaaagaTTATCAGAACACGTCTTGACAAAAGTTTTATTTGGTGGCGTATATCTTGTTGAATCACTGAGAGTAGGAGACAGATTcgcattttttttttgcttacTTTGCCTTGACAAGCTGGCAATGTGTTTTTTgccattttcattaataatcaCCAATTCCTGGTATCTTTTGATATACACAATAAAGCAAATATACTAacagttttatttttttttttgatagAGATCCACCATCATCATGTTCAGCCGGTCCAGTTGGAGATGACTTATACCACTGGCAAGCATCTATCATGGGACCACCAGACTCTCCATACGCTGGTGGGGTATTTTTCTTGAGTATCCATTTCCCAACAGATTATCCTTTTAAACCACCAAAGATTGCttttacaacaaaaatCTATCATCCAAATATTAATAGTAATGGTAACATCTGTTTAGATATCTTAAAGGATCAATGGTCACCTGCATTAACAATTTCCAAAGTGTTATTGTCTATTTGTTCATTATTAACTGATGCCAACCCAGACGATCCATTAGTGCCAGAAATCGCTCACATTTATAAACAAGATAGAAAGAAGTATGAAGCTACTGCCAAAGAATGGACTAAGAAATATGCTGTTTGATTTTagagaaaaacaaaaacatctaatttcttcatGTATTATGTCGTAATGCTTTTTCACAATTTCGGGGTTTAATAATGTCATATcatcatatatatataattttttttttgactttttttttggtaattgGGTCCTActtgaaatattttatgATTCACAGTATATAGCttaattatatattttaaGTATAATACCatgaaacaataaaaaattagGATAGATTTctaaaaaatgaaaaagaaaagctTGCAATGGTGTAATTGTAGTAGTTGTAGATATGAACAAATTTAGatctttggtttttttgCGATCTCTATGAAAAGCAACAATAAGCTAGAACTGAGACACTGTGTTAAAGTTgagtttcaattttttgttgcgacaaacaaccacaaccaccaccaccaccaacaaaagAGACAAGGAACAAAAAAGTGAGACTTTGGGAAAGGGAAGtgaaggaaaaaaaaatcagaCAGTGAGAGAAAAGttaattgaaaacttgaaaGTTGGAGTTCAAATTGTCATTTCATTTCAGTATATCATCTAATCAATCGTTGCACCATCAATAGACTTGAGAAATTTAATGAGAACGTCTGAAATTTATAGTTGAaacattgaaattattgattcatAACCAAAATTCACCGAtttataaaacaatttactttgtttattttattatattatatcattttttttttttgccaacTTATACATATTATTTacaccaacaataaattttcctttttcttaatATTGGATTGAAATATGGACAAACTTGAAACTTTCCAACGTAATGATCCTAGAAAGTTATTTGAATTGGCTAACCAGTTGAATGAACGACTGTTCTTTGCAATCTTTCTAAATGAAACTCAATTCAAGATAATTAATCATATTTTATCCTTAGATAATTTCGAGATTTGGacaaattttttggaaGGTAATTGTTATATTTCCTATTTGCAACCCGAAGATAAGAATGACAAACCTGAGACTCCAAACACCAATGAGAACAACGAGAGTGCTGGTGGTGAGAGAATTCAGAACAATAGTAGTGATAGAGATACCCCAACTCTCAATAACAATGATAAAAAGAATGATTCAAACAAGGAAACCATGCAAGCGGAATTGGAGACCCCAGAAACATTATTCCCAGAGGGGGCAGAAATGATTAAGAAATTGGCACTACATGTACGATACCTCTTGTGGGAGAAAGcgattgatttttattataattcTAAGGTGTTGGATGAGTCAAATAACATATTAGATGAAGTTTCCGATGATTACCAGTTGATTGACTCGTTGGACAATATTGTTGACGAGAAAGCATCTAACGAACTGGAGAAAAAGGAAGCTGTTGAGAAACTAAAAGTGAGAGAAATCGAggatgattatgatgatgatgacgaggacgaagatgaagatgaagacaataatgataaaccGAACACGACTGATTTagcaaataataattcaaattcttcagaGAGTAGGTTGGcatataattcaaatgaaCAGCTTGTGCTAGAGATCCCGTTATCCATATTTAAAActaaacaacaagaaacaaATGGCACACAAGACCGAATATCCAATCTGTTACTGGCAGATGGTAACTCGTCGTCAAACAATTTTGGGGTGATAAAACaattagaagaaaacaacaatgaaGATCAAGATAAACTTCTTCAAGAGTTTAACAAAGTGTATcacaattttgaatatgatAGAGAGACTTTACTAAAGAGGAggaaattagaaaaatcTGATATGCAATTGGAATCCAACAAATCGAATAAAGGAGATAACGCGTCTGATTCGAAATCTGCCACTCACATAGATATGAATTTGGGAGCAGCATCTACATCTTTACAGCATTTACTTTCGACAATTCAACTGAAGAGAAACAAAGTTCCTTTGAATGATCATGAATTACGAACATTATTTATGGATGTTCGTAAAAATAGAGGGAAATGGGCCAACGATGATAGAGTTGGACAAGAAGAGTTATATGAAGCCTGTGAAAAAGTGGTGACTGAACTAAGAGGCTATACTGAACATTCtacttttttcttaaatAAAGTTTCGAAAAGAGAAGCTCCAAATTATGGGttgattatcaaaaaaCCCATGGATTTAAACACCgtgttgaagaaattgaaaaacttggcatataattcaaaacaggaatttgttgatgatttgatgttgatttggAGCAATTGTCTTACCTATAATGCCGACCCAGCACATTTCATTCGAGCGCATGCCATAGCTATGCAAAAGAAAACTATTAAATTGATACCAACTATCCCTGATATCAGAATAAGAAATAGAGCTGAAGTTgagaaggaagaagaagttgaaaatGGTAAACGAGATGAGGAAGAGGATTCATTAGGTGgtaaatcaatgaaaaaggGAAGAAAAAGATCGAGACAAGATGAAATCAAGGCAGAAGCAGAAGCAGAGACACCGAATTCACCGTCACCTGCAGGAACCCCTTTTTTGGCCAGTGAAGTGAATTCAGTACGAGAAAACACACCAGCGGCCACAGATAATGGGAATGTGTCAAATgatgaagaggaagaagaagaagaggataCTGATAATATCAATGGGACAGCTACTGGTATCAGCGGTATGGTAGATGGAGATGACGAAGAATTTGACCCTGAATTACAAGCATGGAGGACATTAACAGCTAAATCGAGAGCTAATTACTGTGCGCAAAGAGCagatttatttgatgaaaatggaCATCTTAAAAGTGATGTCCCCGCTATTTGCCGGAAATCCAATGAAATGTCAAATTTCAACgaatatttaaataataaagaagTGATATCGAAATCGAAAAGTTTATTAGAAAATGATGAACCATATTTACTTGAATATGATGTTGCTGGTGGGATTCCAGGTATTGCATATTGTGGTGTCGACAAAGAAACTGAGGAAACTtatgaaaacaaattagTTGACATTTATTTACAACAAACTAGTGGTGATGCTtccaaaattaaatcagattttgttttatcaacaaactCAGGGTTGAATAAAGTCTATTTTGAGAATATTTGTGAGATAcaagaaattagaaaaatctgttttaaaatttcaCTTATTCGTCAAATGCAAACACAGCAATTTGTACATCATACACAGATGAAACAACCAGAGATTCAAACATTGAAGGaaattgatgttgatgcTGCCTCCAAATTGCCTAACCATGACGCTAGTACTGGCGATGTTCAGTTTTCGGTGTTTCGAAGAAATATTGCCAAAATTGCGATGCAAACTGGATTTGAAACCACTCAACAGGCAGCAATTAATACTTTGACTCAAGTAGCAGAGAGATATCTTGgcaatttaattaaatcgTTAAAGTTGCACAGTGAAACGACATCGGATAACCGATTACCTCCACGAGAAATCttgttattatcattactaGAGAATGGTGTAGATAGACCAGATGATTTGTATACATTTGTGCAAGAAAGAGTGGTGAAGCAACAGGGAAAACTTAAAGATTTACGAATTAAattatccaattttttgaaagatttgCTTCGACCGGGATTAGAAAactttaatgaaaaaagtTTTGAAGACAATAGTGAACAATTTATGACGGgtgatttttcaaatggAATCGGTGATGATTTCTTTGGATTCAAAGAATTGGGATTGGAcaaagaattcaaaatgTTAACATCATCCATCcccatttatttattgcATTCACGTTTacataatcaatttactactggtggtggtacTGCTCAAAGAAACAAGTATGAAGATTTACAAGAATATGAACCCGACAAAATCCATGGTAATGAAgttgataaacaaattggtATATTGATATCTTTTTATCAGACATTGTATGAAAAATCTCAGACATTTTACGTTAAGGCCCAGAAAAAGAAGGGTGAATCAATGGAATTACCTCctgataatattttcatattgacagaagatgaagatttaCCACAAAAGCAAAGAAATGTAAGACCAAAACTACCACCAACTGGTAGAATTTCTTctattaaaaagaaaatcattGCTAATTCGTTTTTCTTGCCTGAAGAGGAAGAGTTACAAAAACAGGAGATGGAATTGAAGGCAAAAGAAGAAGCCGaagctgctgctgctgctgctgctgctgctgcgAACTCAACACAAACAGCTGAAACAGCACAAGTGATGAAACCAGTAGATTCATTGGAAATGTCAGAGACTCTAAATACATCGGATATAGCAGATATGCTACGAGAAATAGAGTCAGCAAATGCGCCAGTCTCTAGAGAAGAACAACTACCcgaaaaacaatttaataCTGAGGAGAAGAAAGTAGGTTTACCAAAGACAGATGCAAATGAACTTAAATATGAACCAGTGGATGAGCAAAGTAAGATATATGCCACTactgaaaaaaatgataatgttaaaggaattgaaaataaaccaaaacaagaggattttaaacaaattgaaaacaatcaaGAGAATAAGAAtcttgaagaaattgaagatacACTTGAAGATGATACAGAGATTGAAAACAGTGACTCGACCAAACTAGATATAAAGGAGAATGAAACTCTTGTTTATGAATCAGAAGTTGATCCAGATGAAAGTTCCATTGATTCTTTGTTTGAACAAAAtgaagaataaaaataatactttACCTGATATTGATATCTTACACAACCAACCAACTACCCCCACTCGAATTTATCAAACccaaatgaaattatatatatatatatgtatagaAACTAGTTGTAGTATTATTGTACATTTTTGCATAAAATTATAGAGAGTCCGTGTTTCCCGAATAGTCATAGTAGACAAAACTGGATTTTTTATTGATGCTTACAATACTTTTGAAAGGCGAGACTATTGCTTTCTTATAATTCTATGGCCATATTGTTTGTGTTTTCCGAGCTAAATTGTTAAAAGTTGTTGTATTATTTCTGCTATTGCTAAGATCGTCTTACCCCACGTTGTTATGTTAAGGTTGACAGTTAATCCAGTAGTACCAGATTGTCTCTCTAACGTATAACGCGCAATATTATAAAGTTTAACATTAACGTGGgtaaataaattttcttcttaaTCTTCTTTGAGGttcttatttttcttcttataCTTTTGGCCTAGAACACAAGAAATAcaagctttttttttaagaCTCATTAATCATCTTTCTTTTAACACAAGCACAACGAAAACTTATCCCATTTTTCATTCTCCTTACACTAAAGATCttgatatatttataaaagaGCAAATGGATTCCCAATTATGAATAGTATTGATGTCACtaaattaaagaaattagCCAAAGATGACTTGTTTAAAAGAGATATATTTGGTCGTACCATATTACATATATGTATTTTGGTAAACAACTCTGATGCTTTGAAAAGCTTAACCAAAAACCCTGATTTCAAGactttattaaaattgaatgattaCGAAAATGGTTGGAATTGTTTgcattatatttttttccataAACGCTTACAGTGTCTTAAagtattgattgattatttacaaGGAACAATAGTTCAAGGTAATATTTTTGCCACCAACTCCCCTTTGTTAGAGTTGCTTAAGTTTAAAGATCGGAATGGCCATACACCTTTAAACCTtcttaataatgattttaaagATTTGCTTTGGTTCCCCGAGTATATTACTGACAAGAATGAATTTCATATGACTTACAAATATGAACGTATCAAATCAACTAAAGACGTGGTTCAACCGGAATATGAACCTGATACATTgccatttttgaaatcatcagAGATATTATGGACTGATAAACGAGGGGCATCTGAGATTTATGTTTTTGGATGTAATAGTAACAATCAACTAGGAGTAGGTGATTCTACCGATAGAGCAACCCCAGCACTATTATACCACGACAACTTTAAATTTGCTACTGACCTTACTGGCTCCATTAGTGAGAGGTTTAAACGTCCAAGATATAAACGCATTACCATATCGAAAAATCATTCCGTTGTTGTTACTCAAGATGGAGAATTGTTTTCATGTGGTGTTGGATCAAGAGGAAGACTAGGACATGGATTAACcgatttgaataattatttcaaattcaagaGAATAGAGTTTTTCAAtgacaaaacaataaaggATGTGGCAATTTCTAGTAATCATTCTATTGCATTGACTACCGATAATGAAGTGTATGCTTGGGGTCTCAATAGTTTCAATCAGTTGGGTGTGCCGAATATgaataacaaaaaatcGACAAATTATTTGGATAAATTTATTGCCACTCCAATTATGGTTGGAGGAGAACTCCGCAAAATGCAAAATATCATTGGTATCGAGGTTTCCAAAATTCATTCATTAGCATGGTCAAAAAACTATTTGTGTTTTTGGGGATTGAATGTTGGGCAAATGGGTATTTCGTACACTAATGGTGATATTGAAGTCAAAGTACAAGAGCGGTCAGTGAGAGGTGAGACACAAGTCAACCCAAAAGCAATTCAGTTGCGGGATGATATAAAGTGTGTGAGTACTAGTGAGTTGTGTACCTGTGTGGTGACAACACTAAACGACGTTCACGTATATTACAATTACCAACATTTTAAACTACCGAAAATCCCCATGAAAGGGCATGGTGATAAgcattttgattatttcaaaCCAAGAAGAATCACAGAGGCAGCagttattaaaaaaatagttaCCCGAGGTCCCGAAAACTCtatgattttattaaagaATGGCTCtgttttttcattttcgGTTAATGCAAACGATATaaaaaataccaaataTACCTCGATATGGAAAGCTTATGACCATGATATGGTAGCCACAGACATAGATATATCAACCGATGGATCCGTTGTATTGTGTACTAGAAGTGGTACagtatttattaaatcGACACTCTCATccaatcaaagaaaaaactcCATGAGTGGTGCAACATTACCGATACCCCttacaaaaaacaaattcaagaaaatagaaaatgTAAACAATGTTGTTAGAGTAACGTGTGATCCCAAGTTTTTATCATTTGGGTTTATGCGggatgatattgatttattgcCATTGGAACTTCCtcaaaatgattttttcacTGACATTGAGACATTATCGCCAGCAGTTGAATATAATTTTAACAGAAAgcaaaataaattgtttgaCACACAAGACCATTTGTACATTGCTAATTTTTTCACTGCGTCACGAAACAATACTCATGAAGATGATGCAGATGATGCAGAATACGataaattatattcaaatcaagATGCACTGGttattaacaaaattgaGGAGATCTATAACAGCAAATTTGATCCTAGAGCAAGTAAGCGAGTGAAGGCATTGAGCACATACGAAAATATTGTCTCAGAAGAAGTTTATTCAACTATCAAAAGATGTAGTGGTTATGGAGAAGATTACGTTGATGGTTTGAAGGATATACTATCCAACAATGAAAACCTTTTTGACGCAAATTTCGAGTTTGCTTTTGCCCAAGATGCAAAATTTGGGTTCCACAGTCGTGTTCTCGAATTCAGATCAAGCGTTTTCCAAAAATTGTTACAATTGAATGACAAGAACGAAACTTTGATTGGTGACAATATCAAGATAGTTTGGATTCCAGAACAATCAACCCTAAGAGTTTTGACAACCATTTCGCCTGTTGCCGCTTTAATGTTCATGCATTCTGTCTACAGTGGAAGAAAAATGGACAATTTGGAACAAAATGTATTTTCCTACTCGTCTCCAGAACTAGTCAGGCTTAGGATCAACCAATATCAATCACTCTGTAGTTTGTTTGGAATTGGTTGTGACAGATTGTCAGTCACAGATGCTTTTCAAGATTTACTCAATAGCAACACTGGTGATGTTGTTATTAAGGCCAGTGATGGTGACGTGTTTGCACATGCATTTGTTTTGAAGGCAAGATCAGCtttttttgaaactttGCTATCAGAAAGATGGGATACAGAGGAAAAAGGTAATGTTCAATACGTCGATTTTACTGGGTTAACAAAGTTCCAGGTTACTTTAATTCTCCGGCACTTGTACGGTGTTAGTAATGAAAGTCTCTTGGATTGCTTCCAGTATGATTTTGGGGAGAAAGATTATTTCATAAACGACTTACTTGAATTGATCGAAGTTGctgatgaattattattgtttcaGCTCAAGTCTGTTTTGCAGTTGGCTATATGTGATATGATTTCGTTAGACAATGTATTGGTTTTACTTGTTCATGGGTTCACATTAAATGCTCGACAATTATTTCTCAATTGCTGTTGgtacattttcaataatttagaAGTTTTGATGTTTGCACCTGGTTTTAAAGAAATACCAAATGAAACAATGCAGTTGTTAGAGGTATTTATTGACAAACTAGGTAACGTGCAAAATGGAACCAAAAACTGGATTGACCAAAATCCTAATATATTGCTAGAACacattgaaaatattgaagaGTTCAATGAGTATTTCATGAGTGATAGAAAAGGTTTTTCCTCATTCAAACCTTTGATTGATAATGGATATATTGATGCTATAAAGACGAAAGAGACcgtgaaaaaaagaaaatccaGAAAGAGTTCCACTTCTGCATTCAATAAAGATATTAGTGATTTTAGACAAGGCTTGCGCAGAGAAAATAATGGAGAGAGTTTCCCGCCAACAAtcattgatgaaaatgatggaTTTATATTGgttgaaaataaaaccaaacaaaGAAATGCATCAAGTTCTTCgccaaatattttaaatatGAATGGTATCGTTGAACCTACAAacaaaattggaaatttgtCAGTAATTGGCAAGTTAACTTCAATTCATCCCAATCCTGAGTCATTTGTTCAATCAAGTGGACTACCATCAACGTCAAATTGGGCGACTAAACCACAATCGTCGCTGATAGAATCCAATACTTTGTTACCAGCTGCTATTAGTACAACATTGACAACTGCCAAATCCAAGCCGACTAAAGTAAAGATCGGACCTGTAACAAAACTTTCGCAAAAGCAAAGAAAGCGTttagcagcagcagcagcaaatGATGCCAATCTAgaacaaattgatcaaaaaaCTACCAAAGAATCATCAACTATTGCGCCATGGTCTACTTGTGTTGCTGATACACCTATATCCAACCTGCAAAACATCAACAATCTTCCAGCTTTAGGATCCTCGAAGCCTAAGAAGAAATTTATTTCCATTAGCCGGCCACAAAgtacaaaaaaatcacctTCACTTATATCTATACCGTCGAGTACCGCAAGTACACCTTTTTCAATGGCAGCAGCAATAACCCCAGACTCATCATTCAATAGTGTTTATTCGACTCCATCATTGACAGAAGTTATGATTCATGAATCACTCAAGTTAGAACAAGCAAAGTTACAGGAAACTGAAAGGAAAACGCTTGTAGAAATCCAACAGGAACAAGAATTTGCAAAATGGTGGGAGGAAGAGTCCAAGAGAGTACAAGAAGAAATGCAACGTTTAGAAGTAGCTGATactaaaaagaagaaaaagaagaaaaatacaTCGCCAAAACCGCAAAAATATAGAAAACCAATAAAGTCTGATTCATGACAGTTTTAACGCCCTGTATTATATATGTTTGTATATCTGTATTAATGTATTTATAGTTTTACAagatttattgttgtttattcATATTAACCAAAATGAATTTCAGTAATTAATATCCTCTGGAAACCAACCGTACTCGTCCATATCAACCATATGCCCTTCCAGGACAGCAACATTTTCTTGTAGTAGTTTGTCCCTTTGTATATATTGTCCATTGGCTTCGCGTGGCGAGATTTTCCCACTACTCAGAACCACTCTCCACCAAGGCAACTCGTTGACATTTAGCCAATCCAGATTACTTGGATCAAGGTTCTCATTTAACTGAGAAATTATAAACGAACAATGTTTTAAAGATGAACCAACT from Candida albicans SC5314 chromosome R, complete sequence encodes:
- the UBC4 gene encoding E2 ubiquitin-conjugating protein (Ortholog(s) have protein binding, bridging, ubiquitin binding, ubiquitin conjugating enzyme activity), which gives rise to MSLKRINKELSDLGRDPPSSCSAGPVGDDLYHWQASIMGPPDSPYAGGVFFLSIHFPTDYPFKPPKIAFTTKIYHPNINSNGNICLDILKDQWSPALTISKVLLSICSLLTDANPDDPLVPEIAHIYKQDRKKYEATAKEWTKKYAV
- the SPT7 gene encoding SAGA histone acetyltransferase complex subunit (Putative SAGA transcriptional regulatory complex subunit; mutation confers hypersensitivity to toxic ergosterol analog, and to amphotericin B), with translation MDKLETFQRNDPRKLFELANQLNERSFFAIFLNETQFKIINHILSLDNFEIWTNFLEGNCYISYLQPEDKNDKPETPNTNENNESAGGERIQNNSSDRDTPTLNNNDKKNDSNKETMQAELETPETLFPEGAEMIKKLALHVRYLLWEKAIDFYYNSKVLDESNNILDEVSDDYQLIDSLDNIVDEKASNESEKKEAVEKLKVREIEDDYDDDDEDEDEDEDNNDKPNTTDLANNNSNSSESRLAYNSNEQLVLEIPLSIFKTKQQETNGTQDRISNSLSADGNSSSNNFGVIKQLEENNNEDQDKLLQEFNKVYHNFEYDRETLLKRRKLEKSDMQLESNKSNKGDNASDSKSATHIDMNLGAASTSLQHLLSTIQSKRNKVPLNDHELRTLFMDVRKNRGKWANDDRVGQEELYEACEKVVTELRGYTEHSTFFLNKVSKREAPNYGLIIKKPMDLNTVLKKLKNLAYNSKQEFVDDLMLIWSNCLTYNADPAHFIRAHAIAMQKKTIKLIPTIPDIRIRNRAEVEKEEEVENGKRDEEEDSLGGKSMKKGRKRSRQDEIKAEAEAETPNSPSPAGTPFLASEVNSVRENTPAATDNGNVSNDEEEEEEEDTDNINGTATGISGMVDGDDEEFDPELQAWRTLTAKSRANYCAQRADLFDENGHLKSDVPAICRKSNEMSNFNEYLNNKEVISKSKSLLENDEPYLLEYDVAGGIPGIAYCGVDKETEETYENKLVDIYLQQTSGDASKIKSDFVLSTNSGLNKVYFENICEIQEIRKICFKISLIRQMQTQQFVHHTQMKQPEIQTLKEIDVDAASKLPNHDASTGDVQFSVFRRNIAKIAMQTGFETTQQAAINTLTQVAERYLGNLIKSLKLHSETTSDNRLPPREILLLSLLENGVDRPDDLYTFVQERVVKQQGKLKDLRIKLSNFLKDLLRPGLENFNEKSFEDNSEQFMTGDFSNGIGDDFFGFKELGLDKEFKMLTSSIPIYLLHSRLHNQFTTGGGTAQRNKYEDLQEYEPDKIHGNEVDKQIGILISFYQTLYEKSQTFYVKAQKKKGESMELPPDNIFILTEDEDLPQKQRNVRPKLPPTGRISSIKKKIIANSFFLPEEEELQKQEMELKAKEEAEAAAAAAAAAANSTQTAETAQVMKPVDSLEMSETLNTSDIADMLREIESANAPVSREEQLPEKQFNTEEKKVGLPKTDANELKYEPVDEQSKIYATTEKNDNVKGIENKPKQEDFKQIENNQENKNLEEIEDTLEDDTEIENSDSTKLDIKENETLVYESEVDPDESSIDSLFEQNEE
- a CDS encoding uncharacterized protein (Ortholog(s) have ubiquitin ligase complex localization), whose protein sequence is MNSIDVTKLKKLAKDDLFKRDIFGRTILHICILVNNSDALKSLTKNPDFKTLLKLNDYENGWNCLHYIFFHKRLQCLKVLIDYLQGTIVQGNIFATNSPLLELLKFKDRNGHTPLNLLNNDFKDLLWFPEYITDKNEFHMTYKYERIKSTKDVVQPEYEPDTLPFLKSSEILWTDKRGASEIYVFGCNSNNQLGVGDSTDRATPALLYHDNFKFATDLTGSISERFKRPRYKRITISKNHSVVVTQDGELFSCGVGSRGRLGHGLTDLNNYFKFKRIEFFNDKTIKDVAISSNHSIALTTDNEVYAWGLNSFNQLGVPNMNNKKSTNYLDKFIATPIMVGGELRKMQNIIGIEVSKIHSLAWSKNYLCFWGLNVGQMGISYTNGDIEVKVQERSVRGETQVNPKAIQLRDDIKCVSTSELCTCVVTTLNDVHVYYNYQHFKLPKIPMKGHGDKHFDYFKPRRITEAAVIKKIVTRGPENSMILLKNGSVFSFSVNANDIKNTKYTSIWKAYDHDMVATDIDISTDGSVVLCTRSGTVFIKSTLSSNQRKNSMSGATLPIPLTKNKFKKIENVNNVVRVTCDPKFLSFGFMRDDIDLLPLELPQNDFFTDIETLSPAVEYNFNRKQNKLFDTQDHLYIANFFTASRNNTHEDDADDAEYDKLYSNQDASVINKIEEIYNSKFDPRASKRVKALSTYENIVSEEVYSTIKRCSGYGEDYVDGLKDILSNNENLFDANFEFAFAQDAKFGFHSRVLEFRSSVFQKLLQLNDKNETLIGDNIKIVWIPEQSTLRVLTTISPVAALMFMHSVYSGRKMDNLEQNVFSYSSPELVRLRINQYQSLCSLFGIGCDRLSVTDAFQDLLNSNTGDVVIKASDGDVFAHAFVLKARSAFFETLLSERWDTEEKGNVQYVDFTGLTKFQVTLILRHLYGVSNESLLDCFQYDFGEKDYFINDLLELIEVADELLLFQLKSVLQLAICDMISLDNVLVLLVHGFTLNARQLFLNCCWYIFNNLEVLMFAPGFKEIPNETMQLLEVFIDKLGNVQNGTKNWIDQNPNILLEHIENIEEFNEYFMSDRKGFSSFKPLIDNGYIDAIKTKETVKKRKSRKSSTSAFNKDISDFRQGLRRENNGESFPPTIIDENDGFILVENKTKQRNASSSSPNILNMNGIVEPTNKIGNLSVIGKLTSIHPNPESFVQSSGLPSTSNWATKPQSSSIESNTLLPAAISTTLTTAKSKPTKVKIGPVTKLSQKQRKRLAAAAANDANLEQIDQKTTKESSTIAPWSTCVADTPISNSQNINNLPALGSSKPKKKFISISRPQSTKKSPSLISIPSSTASTPFSMAAAITPDSSFNSVYSTPSLTEVMIHESLKLEQAKLQETERKTLVEIQQEQEFAKWWEEESKRVQEEMQRLEVADTKKKKKKKNTSPKPQKYRKPIKSDS
- a CDS encoding uncharacterized protein (Ortholog of S. pombe atl1 alkyltransferase-like protein; mutants are viable; Spider biofilm induced) codes for the protein MRLTDESKAFHFGVYSIVFQIPYGKVTSYGHIAYLLNKPQNSRQVGSSLKHCSFIISQLNENLDPSNSDWLNVNELPWWRVVSSSGKISPREANGQYIQRDKLLQENVAVSEGHMVDMDEYGWFPEDINY